Genomic segment of Saprospira sp. CCB-QB6:
GCACTGCCAAAAAGGCCCAAGAGTTCCAAGCGCCTGAACTAATTAAGGAGGCGAGTAAAAAACTAAAAAAAGTAGATGCCAAACTGGCCAAAGAATTTGAAGCCAAGGCTTGGGCCGATTACTACATTGGCCTAAAAGATTGGGCACAAGCGCTAAAATATAGCAAAAAACGCCTCAAGAAATATGGCGATGCCAAAATGCAGCATGAGTATGCCCGCATTTTTGGAGAGGCGCAAACAGAAGAAAAATATACAGCAGAAGCCCTAAAATGGGCTAAATCTGCCTTTGAAGCTCAACCTTCTCAAGAGTATGGCCAAACCTACCTTTACCTATTGCGCAAACTGAAAAAAGAAGAAGAAGCAAAGAAATTGATTCAAGAGCTTCATAAAATAGGGCATTAGATGTCACTTTAACAGCCTAAAACTGTTAAAATATGTCTCTGAGAAGGAGCAAACTTGATTTGGAACAATAGTTGGCTTATTTTAGTAGTTCTAAATCAAGAATGTAAAACAAGAACTATGAAACAACTCTTCCCCCTTAGTTTGTTACTAAGTTTACTATTTTTAGGTCAAGCACTTATTGCTCAGGATGTTAGTGGGATGAATTATCAGTCTTTTCGGCCCTCTATGGCTTGTGAAATTTTGAACTTAGACTTGCCTGAAGGTGCCGAAATTTCGGTCAAATATGCAAGAGGTACTCGTCTACGTATAGATCAAGTGATTACACTAGGAGACGGAGCTAGCCTCCGCGTATTGGAATTTTTAATCAAAAAAGGACGTTACGAACTCAAAGGAGAAGAACAACTACAAGAGCAGGTTTTCCTTGTCACAATGGCCCAAGAACGAAGCGATTTGGTCTTGGCTAAAAAAAGCTGCTCCGAAAGTTTTCGCTACGATATCACGCTTCCCCCTCACATCAAATATGTGCAATATAACGGACAGACCCTGGATCTAGAGCTTTCTGCCTCTAAACACTAATCTCGTCCCTCGTTTTCCTAACTTTGCTAACGGCTGTTTCTCTTTCTTAGAGAGACAGCTTTTTTTATTTTTGGCCCATGAAAAATTCTCCTCTATCAGGGCATGTCTATTGTTTTTTGCCCTACAACCTTTCTTGCCCTAGTGCTCGCTATCGGGCCTATTTCCCACTTAGTAATTTACGGGAATCAGGCCAACTTACTGTAGATTTTATGCAGCCATCGGCCAGTTGGAAAAAACGAATTGCCTTTCTCTGCATTTATTTAGAGGCCCTAATTTGGCCTAAAAGAAATAGCCGAATTTTTATTCAGAAGGTTTGTTCTACTCGCTATTATGGCTATCTATTGCGCTTTTTGGTTTTTTGCCGTCCCAATATCAGTTTTTTTGACTTAGACGATGCCGAAAACTATAGACAGCCAACTCAAAATATGCACTTTTTTTTGCGTAAGGCTAAAGCTTGTAGCCTCGGTAGCCAAGCTCTAAAAGATTATGCGCTTGCTTTTAACGCCAATTGCCGTATTCACACTTCTGCCGTTCCTCAACAAAGTTTGCAAACAGGACCAAAACATCAAGTATTGCGCTTGGTTTGGCTAGGAGATCTCGGAGATGGCCGCAAAAAATCAAAGGCATTCTCGCATAAAACAAATGTCTATAAGCTGCTTTTTCCAGCACTCAAAAAACTCCAATTTCCAATAGAATTACACCTTTTGGGCGTGAAAAAAAAGAGCGACATTCCCGAAATTCAAGCTTATTTTGCTTCATCTCCTCATATTCATTTAGTGATTCCTCAAAACTTAAATTGGGTGGAGGATGATTGGGTGTATACTTACCTGGCTAAGATGGATTTGGGCCTAGCGCCTCTGGTCGATCACCCCTTTAATCAGGCTAAATCAGCCTTTAAAGCAAAGCAATATCTTGCTGTGGGTTTGCCCGTTTTAGCTAGCGATATTGGCGAAAATAGCCGCTTTGTTCAAGAGGGCAAAAATGGCTTCCTTTTCCGAAAAGAGGCCGAATTACTTCAAGCTTTGACCTTCTTTCAAGAACTAGATGCTAAGCAGATGCAAGCATTTCAACTGGCCGCTAAAGCTAGCTTTCAACAATTTAGTATGACCCGCTATGAACAGCAGTTGATGAACATGTTGTTTGATGTGGATTAGGGGCTGCCCCTCGCTTTGCTCGGGTCGGGCTGTGTCAGGGCTCGCTGGTCGCTCGGCCCTGCGCGGGCTACGCCCGCTGGGTCTGGCCTTCGGCCACCCTTTTCCATCCCTCAGCCAGTCGCTGCGCTCCTTTGCGGCGGCTTCGCCGCCTGCTGGACCAAAAAAATATACAGCAGCTTTAGTTTTAATGACTAAACTGAACATCTTGGAAAAAAAAACCTATTTTATCAATTCTCTATGGTAGCAGATTTGAATAATCCCTATGACTAAACGATCTCTTTATCTTCTTTTGGGCCTTTTCGCACTTTTGGGCCTGAGCTTTTTGCCTCTGGGTATTGCAGCTCCCTTGCTTTATGCCCTTCGCTTGGGCTTGCTCGTGGCCGCTAGCCAACTAGCCCTAAAACCTCTACACCTTCCCCGCCGATTTTTTATAATCTTAGGCAGTTTGGTGGTCTTTTTAGCTCTAGGCTTGGCCGCTAACTGGCTGTTTGTTGCTGCACAAGTTGCCGTTTTTCTCTTTTTTACCTTGGTTTTGGTAGATGCTATTTTGCTTTTTCACCCCAAAATTAAACTTAAAGGAGAACGCAAACTACCCAAGCTGTTTTCACTCAGCGATCCCAATCC
This window contains:
- a CDS encoding glycosyltransferase; the encoded protein is MKNSPLSGHVYCFLPYNLSCPSARYRAYFPLSNLRESGQLTVDFMQPSASWKKRIAFLCIYLEALIWPKRNSRIFIQKVCSTRYYGYLLRFLVFCRPNISFFDLDDAENYRQPTQNMHFFLRKAKACSLGSQALKDYALAFNANCRIHTSAVPQQSLQTGPKHQVLRLVWLGDLGDGRKKSKAFSHKTNVYKLLFPALKKLQFPIELHLLGVKKKSDIPEIQAYFASSPHIHLVIPQNLNWVEDDWVYTYLAKMDLGLAPLVDHPFNQAKSAFKAKQYLAVGLPVLASDIGENSRFVQEGKNGFLFRKEAELLQALTFFQELDAKQMQAFQLAAKASFQQFSMTRYEQQLMNMLFDVD